One Leptospira sp. WS60.C2 genomic region harbors:
- a CDS encoding WGR domain-containing protein, protein MKKKLVYQSANIELFWNIYIEQDKLIQQFGPIGSEGQTLVEEFENSDAAIEEAKRLLCSKLNKGYKQVDHEDIDTMAQNPSSNSLNT, encoded by the coding sequence ATGAAAAAAAAGTTGGTATATCAATCCGCAAACATTGAACTCTTTTGGAATATTTACATTGAACAGGATAAACTGATTCAACAGTTCGGTCCAATTGGTTCAGAAGGTCAAACTTTGGTCGAAGAGTTTGAGAATTCTGATGCTGCAATCGAAGAAGCCAAAAGACTACTTTGTTCAAAGTTAAATAAAGGCTATAAACAGGTTGATCATGAAGACATTGATACAATGGCACAAAATCCATCTTCAAATAGCCTGAATACATAA
- a CDS encoding DUF1629 domain-containing protein, with amino-acid sequence MRYLIGGFDEGLGACSLETLVGVERDYELFDGVSRAADFPPDARFSMNADFPEDIRTEDFISNITSALVVSERTREVLGTSALKNNEFLPVTIINHKGRKEKGPFYILHQVDLQDCIDFEQTICTRNAIDPTLLSTIKRLVLDMRRINSEVPIFRIKYFPYAPMFREDLIEKIRSAGLTGIKFTEPSQFRY; translated from the coding sequence ATGCGTTATCTAATTGGAGGGTTCGATGAAGGTCTTGGCGCCTGTAGTTTGGAAACGCTAGTAGGCGTCGAACGCGACTATGAGCTCTTCGACGGTGTTTCGCGTGCAGCGGACTTTCCACCCGACGCGCGCTTCTCCATGAATGCGGACTTCCCAGAGGACATCCGTACTGAGGACTTCATCTCCAACATAACTAGCGCTTTAGTTGTCTCGGAACGGACCCGCGAGGTACTAGGTACCAGCGCGCTTAAGAATAACGAATTCCTTCCCGTGACCATCATCAACCACAAGGGTCGCAAGGAGAAGGGGCCCTTCTATATTCTCCATCAAGTAGATTTGCAGGACTGCATTGATTTCGAGCAGACGATCTGTACGCGAAATGCCATCGACCCCACCCTCCTTAGTACAATTAAACGTCTCGTCCTAGATATGCGCCGCATCAACTCTGAGGTCCCCATTTTCCGAATAAAGTACTTTCCCTATGCGCCCATGTTCAGAGAGGATCTGATCGAAAAAATCCGCAGTGCAGGACTTACGGGCATCAAGTTCACGGAGCCAAGTCAGTTCCGGTACTGA
- a CDS encoding IS3 family transposase, whose translation MAKIMRENGIKANTTRKFMPPMTADSNHEEAISPNLLEQNFEVTEPNKVYVTDITYIPYMFGFLYLCKFKDICTKKIVGWSVDNHMKALQNAVENQKPKEGLIIHSDRGSQYASKEFREKLNSKGIIQSMSRKGNCWDNAPAESFFSTLKREFTNHKNFSSQEQARYSLFEYIEVFCNRKRLHSRIGYKAPVTFENEFYAYS comes from the coding sequence GTGGCTAAAATTATGCGGGAAAATGGGATAAAAGCCAATACAACAAGGAAATTTATGCCACCTATGACGGCAGATTCCAATCACGAGGAAGCAATTAGCCCTAACCTGCTTGAACAAAACTTTGAGGTTACAGAACCAAACAAAGTGTATGTGACTGATATAACTTATATACCGTATATGTTTGGATTTTTATACTTATGTAAATTCAAAGATATATGCACGAAGAAGATTGTTGGATGGTCTGTTGACAATCATATGAAAGCTCTTCAAAATGCAGTCGAGAACCAAAAGCCAAAAGAAGGACTTATAATCCATTCTGATCGAGGAAGTCAATATGCTAGTAAAGAGTTTCGAGAAAAACTAAATTCAAAAGGTATTATTCAAAGTATGAGTAGAAAAGGAAATTGTTGGGATAATGCTCCCGCTGAATCTTTTTTTTCTACATTAAAAAGAGAGTTTACAAATCACAAAAATTTTAGCTCACAAGAGCAGGCTCGATATTCTCTATTTGAGTATATTGAAGTATTTTGCAACAGGAAGCGTTTGCATTCCAGAATCGGATACAAAGCGCCTGTTACATTTGAAAATGAATTTTACGCCTATTCGTGA
- a CDS encoding transposase, with protein sequence MKQRKQYTPEFKRESVQYLISSGKSQNLVCQELGLPNGIFGRLEKELDQNQTETGSLQDIRDKRIQELEREVLNLKQQRDILKKAMGITLSL encoded by the coding sequence ATGAAGCAGAGAAAACAATACACACCCGAGTTTAAGCGAGAATCGGTTCAATATTTAATATCAAGCGGGAAATCCCAAAATTTGGTATGTCAAGAACTAGGTCTCCCGAATGGGATTTTTGGTCGATTGGAAAAGGAACTAGATCAAAATCAAACGGAAACAGGATCTCTCCAAGATATTCGAGACAAAAGGATCCAGGAGCTTGAACGAGAAGTTCTAAATTTAAAACAGCAGAGGGATATATTAAAAAAGGCAATGGGCATCACTTTAAGTCTTTAG
- a CDS encoding IS30 family transposase — translation MKSKLLKRWSPEQISNWLFVNENISISHETIYRIVRLDRLLGGTLYKNLRQGSRRRRKTYASGKTLKGSIKNRVSIDKRPQIVEMQKRIGDFEGDTIVGKNHRGSLVTLVDRKSLYLKMYLLPDRTASSVTTAICKVLEKNKRPNSYFNI, via the coding sequence ATCAAGTCCAAGCTCTTAAAACGATGGAGTCCAGAACAAATAAGTAATTGGCTATTTGTAAATGAAAATATATCGATAAGTCATGAAACTATTTATCGAATAGTAAGGCTTGATCGGCTTCTTGGAGGAACTTTGTATAAAAACCTAAGACAGGGATCACGTCGAAGAAGAAAGACATACGCATCTGGAAAAACCTTGAAAGGATCAATAAAAAATAGAGTGTCTATTGATAAACGTCCCCAAATCGTAGAAATGCAAAAGCGTATTGGTGACTTTGAAGGTGATACAATAGTCGGTAAAAATCATAGAGGATCTTTGGTAACTTTGGTTGATCGAAAGTCACTTTATCTAAAAATGTATCTTCTTCCTGATCGCACAGCAAGTTCGGTTACAACAGCCATCTGTAAAGTATTAGAAAAAAATAAAAGACCAAATTCATACTTTAACATTTGA
- a CDS encoding DUF1629 domain-containing protein — translation MNYHPWTDDRSNDSYALVSDVPKELKGKDHTLVKGISVRDWFPSDVVFDFALHKGIKSTDSIPNNLGMHIISEKLRHLLEISSGARFEFLPVRLRDHKKKVLLDTYYLANLLDVVPCVDRARSDFSMNKLIRNEIRRFRKLVLDTNQLKLETRIFRLGERPRLIIVREDLARDIVAAGCTGMQFITMEDFGAEFRPQTNYDI, via the coding sequence ATGAACTATCATCCTTGGACTGACGACAGAAGCAATGACTCTTATGCCTTAGTCAGCGATGTACCTAAGGAACTCAAGGGGAAAGACCACACTCTCGTCAAGGGGATCTCGGTGCGAGATTGGTTTCCCTCCGATGTCGTCTTTGACTTCGCACTTCACAAGGGAATCAAGTCAACTGACTCCATTCCCAATAATTTGGGTATGCACATCATCTCGGAGAAATTGAGGCACCTTCTCGAGATCTCGTCAGGTGCCCGCTTCGAGTTCCTCCCGGTACGACTGCGCGATCACAAGAAGAAGGTACTCCTGGATACTTATTATCTAGCCAATCTGCTCGACGTCGTTCCCTGTGTGGACCGTGCCCGCTCTGATTTCAGCATGAATAAGTTGATCAGGAACGAGATCCGCCGCTTCCGTAAGCTTGTACTTGATACGAACCAGTTAAAACTGGAGACTAGAATCTTCCGATTGGGAGAGCGCCCACGGCTGATCATCGTCCGGGAAGATCTAGCTAGGGACATCGTGGCCGCCGGTTGTACGGGCATGCAGTTCATTACCATGGAAGACTTCGGGGCAGAGTTCAGGCCCCAGACCAACTACGATATCTGA
- a CDS encoding diguanylate cyclase, with product MFYYVDKNLDYHWNFILTEDNKIPFKYVNGTSLNLGHIEHPVWIKIPYSVSNESLTYILKIGFPSLEEVELKYIDTQNKLQYKRSGIFIPHSQKDLDNRNTVFKLAKLKTNGNIYLRIKTRTGLMIPISFFTEENFHINDSKIISIEFIFIGLLFGMVIYNFLLWLLIKERVYIYYSCYTMSIIFYICSINGINYQFLWRNWITLNAYSIGPINTIAAIFGTLFTANFLDARRKNRKLQAAKHLILCFWGIISISFFLLPYIVYVKYLTLGVVLTAFALLGLGIIALYKGFAPARLYLISWCIVLSAIAYFALFLLGYLPGNHLSPYIMKIGVGLESILLSISLANKVTQIQKEKDRNFIKFRTKTKRIDQLKDEFLANTTHEIKTPLHGIIGITESLLDENLELLPKKVINYLKIIHASGKRLSLLINDISDITRLKHRDITLNIQKVDPFAVVSHVISLLNPISINPNVQILNKIPIEGPYVLCDENRLHQILFNIISNAIKFTESGYIEISQELKDDKVRFIVKDTGIGIEKIHLERIFSRFEQLAISDRLKNQGMGLGLPIAKKLIELHGGEIEVNSEPGSGTLFSFTLPLSKRTEEIAYIVDNFDKEIFSDQLKLQPDHFVESKDLQLNKKQILVVDDEEINLQIINSHLSKLDCEIEMAVNGRMALEKCKERKFDLILLDVMMPVKSGYEVCRELREKFNVNELPIILLTARNQATDFEMGLSAGANDFLSKPFDKSELIVRIQNLLDLDTFKKNILSKEQLLKEARDLANTDELTGLRNRRSFVNSGKKEWEFSRLKSEPLCILMMDIDHFKLINDTYGHEAGDLFLKKVAEVLHFSVREKDIVARYGGEEFIILLSNTDFDTGLLIAERIRKGIASIEIILDDSNLTIKGTISIGLSQSKDDIDSFEKLIKNADELLYIAKKKGRNKVQFLSYI from the coding sequence ATGTTCTACTATGTTGATAAAAATCTTGATTATCATTGGAATTTCATTTTAACTGAAGATAACAAAATCCCTTTCAAATATGTAAACGGAACTTCGCTTAATTTAGGCCATATTGAACATCCTGTTTGGATTAAAATTCCTTATTCGGTTTCAAACGAGTCATTAACTTATATCCTTAAAATTGGATTTCCGTCGCTAGAAGAAGTTGAATTGAAGTATATTGATACTCAAAACAAATTACAATATAAGAGGAGTGGGATATTTATCCCTCATTCACAAAAAGATTTAGATAACAGAAACACTGTTTTTAAATTAGCAAAGTTAAAAACGAACGGTAACATTTATTTAAGAATTAAAACTAGAACTGGTCTCATGATTCCAATTTCCTTCTTCACTGAGGAGAATTTCCATATAAATGATTCCAAAATAATAAGCATTGAATTTATATTCATCGGCCTTCTTTTTGGAATGGTAATTTATAATTTCCTTTTGTGGTTACTGATAAAGGAGCGTGTATATATATATTATTCATGTTACACCATGTCTATTATATTCTATATCTGCTCAATAAATGGAATTAACTATCAATTTCTCTGGCGTAATTGGATAACTTTGAATGCTTATTCTATCGGCCCGATCAATACAATAGCTGCAATCTTTGGAACACTATTCACAGCAAATTTTCTCGACGCCAGAAGAAAGAATAGAAAACTTCAAGCAGCTAAGCATTTAATTCTTTGTTTTTGGGGAATAATTTCGATTTCTTTTTTTCTCTTACCTTATATCGTTTATGTAAAATATCTTACTCTTGGAGTCGTATTAACAGCATTCGCGTTACTCGGCCTTGGTATCATCGCATTATATAAAGGCTTTGCACCTGCGCGACTTTATTTAATCTCTTGGTGTATTGTATTAAGCGCTATAGCCTACTTCGCTTTATTTTTATTAGGTTACCTTCCTGGAAATCACCTTAGCCCTTACATAATGAAAATTGGAGTGGGACTAGAATCAATCTTATTATCTATTTCATTGGCAAATAAAGTGACACAGATTCAAAAAGAAAAAGATAGAAATTTTATTAAGTTTAGAACTAAAACCAAAAGAATAGATCAGTTAAAAGACGAATTTTTAGCAAACACAACTCACGAAATCAAAACACCTCTACATGGAATTATTGGAATTACCGAGTCTTTATTAGATGAGAATTTAGAATTATTACCGAAAAAAGTAATTAATTATCTAAAAATCATTCACGCGAGTGGAAAAAGACTCTCCCTTCTTATCAATGATATTTCGGATATAACTCGACTCAAACATAGAGATATAACTCTAAACATTCAAAAGGTAGATCCGTTTGCAGTTGTCAGTCATGTTATTAGTTTATTAAATCCAATTTCAATTAATCCGAATGTTCAAATTTTGAATAAAATTCCTATTGAAGGCCCATATGTTCTTTGCGACGAAAACAGGTTGCATCAAATTTTATTTAATATAATTAGCAATGCGATAAAGTTTACAGAATCTGGATATATAGAAATATCACAAGAACTCAAAGATGATAAAGTAAGATTCATTGTAAAAGATACAGGGATAGGTATTGAAAAAATTCATTTAGAAAGAATATTTTCAAGATTTGAACAATTAGCGATTTCTGATAGGCTCAAAAATCAAGGAATGGGTTTAGGCTTACCTATTGCAAAAAAACTAATTGAACTTCATGGAGGCGAGATTGAAGTAAATTCAGAGCCTGGGAGTGGGACGTTATTTAGCTTTACTTTGCCTTTATCAAAAAGAACTGAAGAAATTGCTTACATAGTGGATAATTTTGATAAGGAAATTTTTTCCGATCAGTTAAAGTTACAACCTGATCACTTTGTAGAGAGCAAAGATTTACAGCTAAATAAAAAACAAATTTTAGTTGTAGATGATGAAGAGATAAATTTACAAATTATCAACAGTCATTTATCAAAATTAGATTGTGAGATAGAGATGGCCGTTAATGGTAGAATGGCCCTTGAAAAGTGCAAGGAAAGAAAATTCGACCTGATTCTTCTGGATGTTATGATGCCCGTTAAATCTGGATACGAAGTCTGTAGAGAATTACGAGAGAAATTTAACGTCAATGAATTACCAATTATTCTATTAACCGCCAGGAACCAAGCTACTGATTTTGAGATGGGGCTGTCCGCCGGGGCGAATGACTTTTTATCTAAACCATTTGATAAATCTGAATTGATTGTAAGAATACAAAATTTACTCGATTTAGATACTTTCAAAAAGAATATCCTTTCTAAAGAACAGTTGCTTAAAGAGGCTCGCGATTTGGCAAACACGGATGAGTTAACTGGTCTTCGCAACAGACGTTCATTTGTAAACTCGGGAAAAAAAGAATGGGAATTTTCTAGATTAAAATCAGAACCTCTTTGTATACTAATGATGGATATTGATCATTTCAAATTAATAAATGATACTTACGGACATGAAGCAGGAGATCTTTTCTTAAAGAAAGTTGCCGAGGTTCTACACTTTTCGGTTAGAGAGAAAGATATCGTCGCAAGATATGGAGGAGAAGAATTTATCATTCTACTCTCAAATACCGATTTCGATACCGGATTACTCATCGCGGAACGTATTCGAAAAGGCATAGCATCTATAGAAATTATTTTAGACGACTCTAATCTTACTATTAAAGGTACTATTAGTATTGGATTATCACAATCTAAAGATGATATCGACAGCTTTGAAAAATTAATCAAAAATGCTGACGAATTACTCTATATTGCCAAGAAGAAAGGAAGAAACAAAGTCCAATTTCTAAGTTATATTTAA
- a CDS encoding EAL domain-containing protein gives MTTSLLEHPVILEEISEGVVITDKFFNIHYANKYAQFVLGIPENYKNKIYLYQNLSRSTYEFLKSLKFEDSNQKIQRLGILEFRSEKKITLLDVSINTIEKDRNILFFKNVTDILGLMDSIVTQENQFTHLFHAIPDMLLLINGSKTILMANKSVYNILGWIPSKTIGNSFENFIHSEDKKLFQDLYQESLLNNKIQVGLIRVQNRAGGYSIIEFYVYSDRSDDSDRVYYLGRDVTEKNQYENLLLEKISKDDLTKLSSKKYLYDSIENLIQELNFGRISAFYIFYIDIDRFKDINDSLGYSAGDSVIKLIASRLTRISAIYSKTFIARIGGDKFAIVISCESFSIDPIEICELIQSYFSEILNIQGHQLLLTCSIGVSTGDRSYKDSEKILRHADIALHEAKKKGRGKYCIFEARMQERKYNSFQMESWLREAIDNSNFTLQLQPIVSMQDNIISHAEALCRWNHYTHGNIPPIEFIQLAEETGQIHNIGNWILINACKLLEGWNRNNRTIVPIAINLSPLQFENPNLPKLFSIYLEKHKLRPENIHIELTESLIMSNTQHSIKVLTELKEMGLTIYLDDFGTGYSSLNYLIHFPIDIIKIDKSFIDNILLSNNGFSVVKAIIKMAESLSIKVVAEGVEKREQYEMLKEIGCNYAQGYFISKPLPSDDFNLIKLNEELVNKGLIYTG, from the coding sequence ATGACAACGTCTTTACTTGAACATCCTGTTATACTTGAAGAAATCAGTGAAGGAGTTGTAATAACCGACAAATTCTTTAACATACATTACGCCAATAAATATGCACAATTTGTTTTAGGTATACCTGAGAATTATAAAAATAAAATTTACCTATACCAAAATCTTTCCAGATCTACCTATGAGTTTCTAAAATCGTTAAAATTTGAAGACTCGAATCAAAAAATCCAGAGATTAGGAATTTTAGAATTTAGGTCTGAAAAAAAGATCACTCTACTTGATGTAAGTATAAATACAATTGAAAAAGATAGAAATATTTTGTTCTTCAAGAATGTAACTGATATATTAGGATTAATGGATTCAATAGTCACACAAGAAAATCAGTTCACGCATCTTTTCCACGCAATCCCAGATATGCTATTATTAATCAATGGAAGCAAAACAATATTAATGGCAAATAAATCTGTTTATAATATTCTCGGATGGATACCTTCAAAGACTATTGGAAATAGTTTTGAAAATTTTATTCATTCTGAAGATAAGAAACTATTCCAAGATTTATATCAGGAATCTCTGTTAAACAATAAAATTCAAGTAGGACTAATTCGAGTTCAAAATCGAGCGGGCGGTTATTCTATAATAGAATTTTACGTATATTCGGACAGAAGTGACGACAGTGATAGAGTATATTATTTAGGTCGTGATGTTACAGAGAAAAATCAATACGAGAATTTACTATTGGAAAAAATTTCTAAAGATGACCTTACGAAACTTTCAAGTAAAAAATATCTCTATGACTCAATTGAAAATTTGATTCAAGAGTTAAATTTCGGAAGAATTTCAGCTTTTTACATTTTCTATATAGATATCGATAGATTTAAAGACATAAATGATAGCCTTGGATATTCAGCAGGTGATTCTGTAATAAAATTGATCGCTTCTCGATTAACAAGAATAAGCGCTATCTATAGTAAAACTTTTATTGCACGGATCGGGGGAGATAAATTTGCTATTGTGATTTCATGCGAAAGTTTCTCGATTGATCCTATTGAAATTTGTGAGCTTATTCAAAGTTATTTTTCTGAAATACTAAATATTCAGGGGCACCAGTTATTATTAACTTGTTCTATCGGCGTATCTACAGGCGATAGATCTTACAAAGATTCTGAAAAAATATTGAGACATGCGGACATTGCACTTCATGAAGCAAAAAAGAAAGGACGCGGAAAATATTGTATTTTCGAGGCAAGGATGCAAGAGAGGAAATATAACTCCTTTCAAATGGAATCTTGGCTGCGAGAGGCAATTGACAATAGTAATTTTACACTTCAGCTTCAACCAATAGTTTCTATGCAAGACAATATAATTTCTCATGCAGAGGCACTCTGCCGGTGGAATCATTATACACATGGGAACATACCTCCTATAGAATTCATTCAACTAGCGGAAGAAACTGGCCAAATACACAATATTGGAAATTGGATACTAATCAATGCTTGCAAACTTTTAGAAGGATGGAATCGCAATAATCGCACAATTGTTCCAATCGCAATAAATCTTTCTCCACTTCAATTTGAAAATCCAAATTTACCTAAGCTATTTTCCATATACTTAGAAAAGCATAAGCTTAGACCAGAAAATATACATATTGAGTTAACCGAATCATTGATTATGAGTAATACTCAACATAGTATCAAAGTTTTGACAGAACTAAAGGAAATGGGGCTTACAATCTATTTAGATGATTTTGGAACTGGGTACTCTTCCCTAAATTATTTAATTCATTTCCCCATTGATATAATTAAAATAGATAAATCATTCATTGATAACATTTTACTTAGTAACAATGGATTTTCGGTAGTAAAAGCAATAATTAAAATGGCAGAGAGCCTTTCTATCAAGGTCGTTGCCGAGGGAGTCGAAAAAAGAGAACAATACGAAATGTTAAAGGAAATAGGATGCAATTATGCCCAGGGATACTTTATCAGCAAACCTCTTCCGAGCGATGATTTTAATCTGATAAAATTGAATGAAGAGCTAGTAAATAAAGGCCTTATTTATACGGGATAA
- a CDS encoding helix-turn-helix domain-containing protein: MLFPNELLNVDEENYIEKIYQYNNWVLGTEKVEKNSDFLNKCKKNSKGDNFTLKAIHLADGLEVSYIKFKSHSSTQIERDDLRYPYVLIIPIEYELDEKCKREHSTKGIQCSEFPTTIEADKEIKIILINLNLSFLKSHFNSAFLKSTLTSIKIDPEFEREGVILLSEYFKNIGNSLLEIFSSSFPLSKDKLQEYFLFRTLDSLFRILFISKNYNINLKNKIRYSSNDIDRIIKAREILISDLENPPNISDLAKKVSLNTSKLKAGFKEIYKDTIYGYLNNYRLDITYNYILKDGLNVTEAATLIGYSSLSKFSIAFKKKYGINPSYLLKMRQIKTTKIAV, encoded by the coding sequence GTGTTATTTCCAAATGAGTTATTAAATGTAGATGAAGAAAATTATATTGAAAAGATATATCAATATAACAATTGGGTATTAGGAACTGAGAAAGTTGAAAAGAATTCAGACTTTCTCAATAAATGTAAAAAAAATTCTAAAGGTGATAACTTCACCTTAAAAGCAATCCATTTAGCAGATGGTTTAGAAGTCTCATACATTAAATTTAAATCTCATTCTTCGACGCAGATAGAAAGAGACGATTTAAGATATCCGTATGTTTTGATAATTCCTATTGAGTATGAACTTGACGAAAAGTGCAAGCGGGAGCACTCCACAAAAGGAATTCAATGCTCCGAATTCCCTACAACTATCGAAGCAGATAAAGAAATAAAGATTATCCTAATCAATCTAAATCTTTCATTCTTGAAATCGCACTTTAATTCTGCTTTTTTGAAATCAACACTCACTAGTATCAAGATCGATCCCGAGTTCGAAAGAGAGGGAGTTATTCTTCTCTCCGAATATTTTAAAAATATCGGGAATAGTTTATTGGAAATATTTTCGAGTTCCTTTCCACTTTCAAAAGATAAATTACAAGAGTACTTCCTATTTAGAACGCTTGATTCGCTATTTCGAATACTATTTATCTCAAAAAATTATAATATCAATCTAAAGAATAAGATTCGATATTCGAGCAATGATATTGATCGAATTATAAAGGCTAGAGAAATACTAATATCTGATCTCGAAAATCCACCCAATATAAGCGATCTAGCAAAAAAAGTGTCACTAAATACTTCTAAACTAAAAGCTGGATTTAAGGAAATATATAAAGATACAATCTATGGATATTTAAACAACTACCGACTGGATATAACTTATAATTATATTTTAAAGGATGGATTAAATGTAACTGAGGCTGCTACATTGATTGGATATAGTTCTTTGAGTAAATTTTCTATCGCGTTTAAGAAGAAATATGGAATTAATCCGAGCTATCTTCTTAAAATGAGACAAATTAAAACAACAAAGATAGCGGTGTAA
- a CDS encoding helix-turn-helix domain-containing protein: MFDIFLFIIFSGIVISLLGIGGALVDNQSAGERLLINLLFLFIGMVQISYYVWFLGVDNRFLLLHSTHLPFATAIGPLFYIFLQIILGTYKDIGWRYVLHFSPAILVTILIIPYILLPDSEKISIIEELNLGKTTKKYAIIIGHIRIFIFLQIFVYLFHFLYKTRALLNIKSFRRLEVTSFLFIIILCSMFILSFSICGMYFFEKGYYVFSHKTISISISFLVLSLYLITRKYPKTTMKVKREFDMVKYENSNLKNLNLDKIRTNLDILIEEKKIYKENELSMDKLSNLLGIGVHQLSQYLNEILKTKFYDFINHYRIIESEKLLINESNRTVLSIALEVGFNSESTFYSAFKKKWKMSPKVFRKKFRNK, translated from the coding sequence ATGTTTGACATATTTTTATTCATTATTTTTTCCGGAATTGTAATTAGCTTACTTGGTATCGGTGGAGCTCTAGTCGACAATCAAAGCGCTGGAGAGAGGTTACTAATTAATCTACTATTCTTGTTTATAGGGATGGTACAGATTTCTTATTATGTATGGTTTCTGGGAGTAGATAATAGATTTCTCTTATTACACAGCACGCACCTACCTTTTGCCACTGCCATCGGCCCTCTTTTTTATATCTTTTTACAGATTATTCTCGGAACTTATAAAGATATAGGTTGGCGATATGTCCTTCACTTTTCCCCTGCAATTCTTGTGACGATTTTAATCATACCGTATATCCTTCTTCCTGATTCAGAAAAAATTTCCATAATTGAAGAATTAAATTTAGGTAAGACGACAAAAAAATATGCGATCATTATTGGACATATCCGTATTTTTATCTTCCTTCAAATTTTCGTTTATTTATTCCATTTTCTTTATAAAACACGCGCTCTTTTAAATATTAAATCATTCCGTCGACTTGAGGTAACTAGTTTTCTTTTTATCATTATTTTGTGCAGTATGTTTATTTTGTCTTTTTCAATATGCGGTATGTATTTTTTTGAAAAAGGCTATTATGTATTTTCCCATAAAACTATTTCGATTAGTATTTCTTTTCTCGTTCTTTCACTCTATTTGATTACTCGAAAATATCCTAAGACTACAATGAAAGTGAAAAGAGAATTCGATATGGTCAAATACGAGAATTCGAACTTAAAAAATTTAAACTTAGACAAAATAAGAACTAATCTAGATATATTAATCGAAGAGAAAAAGATATACAAAGAAAATGAGTTGAGTATGGATAAATTATCCAATCTGCTTGGAATAGGCGTGCATCAACTCTCACAATATTTAAATGAAATATTAAAGACAAAATTTTACGATTTTATCAATCATTACCGAATTATTGAATCAGAAAAACTTCTAATAAACGAATCCAATCGTACGGTATTAAGTATTGCTCTTGAAGTTGGTTTTAATTCTGAATCAACATTTTACTCTGCATTCAAGAAAAAATGGAAAATGTCACCTAAGGTATTCCGAAAGAAATTTCGGAACAAATGA